In Phycisphaerales bacterium AB-hyl4, the genomic window TCCGCGAATCAACCACTTCCTCTGCCGTGATCGGTTTCTTCAACAGGGCGTTGGGAAACTTTGCCGCATGATGGCGGGCGTTGACGACCACCTGCGCGATCTGTTCATCGGTCGCATTGAACTCGTGCTTGTATCGCTGCTTGATGAGCGCGTATGCGGAGTTGTCGGTCATCGGCCCGTAGATGGTGTCAAAGTCGCGTTCAAACGGTGTCGCGACTTCCGAACCGAACTCGAACATTCGCTTGGGATCCATCGTCGAACCGCCGACGAGCAGCACGGTGCTGCATAGCCCGGCGTCAATCGCCGCGGCGGCATAAAGCATGCCCGCGGCACCAGACGCGCCGCCGAAGTAAAGGTTGTCGAGGAATGTCAGCCGAAGCTGCAGGTATTCGGCAAGATCCATCGACCAGCTGACCTTCTGGTCCAGCGGCGGGATCGCGATCAGGCCGTCGATGGCATCCTTGCTGATGCCCGCGTCTTGGATCGCGAGGCGAGCTGCGTCGCATTGCTCGGTGTAGTTGGAGCGTGTACCCGAATCGCGGTACTTGACGAACTCGGTCTCGCCGTATCCGATGATCGCGCTGTGACCTCGTAAACTCATGGACGCTTTTCCCTCGCCTCGGATTGATTGTTTCGCTTCGCGGCCGCAGTCTTGTCTGGTTCGTTCTGGCGGCGGTGACGGACGATGCTTTCGAGCCGAAAGACATCTGGTCGATAGTGCGTCACGAACAACCCGCCAGCGCGTTGATTGGTCAGGTAGGCCGTGCAGGTTTCGCGCAACGCCGGTCGGCCACGGCGCATCTGCAGCGACTGGGCCGTGGCGGTGGACGTCTGCACCGCCTCCACCGATTGGCGGACATATTCCAGTTCCACCTGCTGCACGTCTTGCCAGTGATTAAGGAAATCAACGTGGACCAGATCGTCCCGCGTGATGCGCGTGGCGACCGAGCCCTCCAGCCAGACCTCGTCGACCGCGACGGGATCGCCGCTGAGCAGGTCAACGCGTTCGGCCCAGAGCACGCTTTGCCCCGCCTTGATGCTCATGGCCGTCGCAATCGCTGGCGGCGCATCGACCCAGCGCATCGTCTTGACGCGCCGTTCGAGCTCATCGAGGTACGGCCAAACGCTGTCGAAGTAACCGCCGTGCACCAGCGGAATGTGCCGCTGCGGCTGTGCCGCGACACGGGAACCGGAGCCACGCCGGCGTTGAATCAGGCCCTGATCCTGAAGGATGCGAAGCCCTTCACGCACCGTCACCCGCGATACGCCGAACTTCTCGCACAGCATCTGCTCGGTCGGCAACTGCTGTCCGATGCCATATTCGCCGTGGAGAATCTGGCGGCGGATGACCTGGGCGACACGATGGCTCGCAACCTTCATGGGGGCTCGCTGTTCCTCGGGGTGGCAGCTATTCTGCACTAAGGTATAACACATCATCGATTGTATGACAAATTATTCGGCCGAGCACGGGGCCAGGGTTGACGCAGTGGGCACTGAGGGCTCCCTTCTGCGGATCGCGGAGACTCGTCACCTGGTCGGTGGTCCGGAAGGATGCGCTTGCGAAGCCGAGGGTTTCGTCGCCCCTGCAACGGTGCGAATCATCTCCACTAATGCGTCCCGATGGCCGGCCTTCGTGGTGTAGGCCACCGCGCCGGCATCCAGCATCGCGGCTGCGGTCTCCGGCTCTTCGTACATCGAGAGGCCAATGATGCACGTATCGGGCCGTTCAGCGATGATGGCGCGGGTTGCCTGGACGCCGTTGAGGATCGGCATGGAGTAGTCCATCAGGATGACGTCAGGCCGAAGGCGACGTGCCATCTTGACCGCCTCCTCGCCGTTGGCCGCTTCGCCGACGACTTCAATGGCGCTCTCGCCGGCGAGCATTGCCGAGAGGCCCTGCCGCATGACTGCGTGATCATCCGCCAGCATCAGGCGTATGGGGCCCGGCTGGCGATCGGGCCTCGCTGGTTCTGCCGCGGCGGGTGGGGAGGGTTGTCGCGGCGCAGCGCGGACCGCGTGGGCCAGTCCGCTCGATGGGGGGCCTTCGCCTTCGCCTTTGAGCTGTGCGGTTAGGGTGATGTGAGTCCCTTGGCCGGGCTTGCTCTGCATCTTGAAGGTTCCGCCGAGCAGTTCCAGCCGCTCGCGAATACTGAAGAGGCCGAAGCCGCCTGCCACGCGGCCAACGCTGTTGAACATCGACGCCGAGTCGAAGCCGCTGCCGTGATCTTCAACCGTCACCTGCAACTGTTGATCGTCATGCTGGGAAACGGTGACCTTAGCTTGCGAGACATCGGCATGTTTGGCGACATTAAAGAGCAGCTCTCGGACGGCTTGAAAGATCATCAGCCGTACGTCCTCGCGGTCGACGGCGATGTGGCCCTCCACTTTGAGGTTGACTGTCAGGCCGTGCGTTTCCTGCATCCACCGCGCCAGCCAGTCCAACCCTGCCGCGAGCCCCGCTTCGTGCAGAATCGGCGGCGATAATTCCACAGCCAGTGATCGCGAGACCTTGACCGATTCGTCCAGCAGCCTGTCGACCTCGTCCAGAGCCCGCTGCGGCTCCGGCGCCAGATGCTTGCCGATGCTTCCCAGGCCATACTTGGCGCCGACCAACAGCTGCTGGAGATGATCGTGAAGCACCTGAGCCAGCCGCCGACGTTCTCGCTGCTCGGTCATCGTCAGTTCCGAGGTGAGGTGGGCGAGCTGATCGGCCCGTTGTTTCAACTCGGCGGTGCGCTCCGCAACTCGGCGCTCCAACTCGTCGTGCGACTTGCGCAGGGCCTGTTCCTGCTGCTTGCGATCGCTGATGTCCCGGATGGCGGCGAACCATCGGGTCTGCTTGTTCAGGATACGCGTCTGGCTATGGGTTTCCACGCTGATCCGCTTGCCGTCTTTGCGGATTATTTCATGCTCGAAGGTGGCTTGGTGGGTCGATCGCATCGCCTGCACGATCCGATCGACCTGATCGGGGGGGATGAAATCCGTTAGCGAACGTCCGATCAACTCATCCAGATCGCAGCCGAGCATGTTCGCCAGTCGCTCGTTGGCGTCGCGGATCACCCCATCCTCGCTGATGGCGATACCTTCGGAGGTGGCGTCCGCCAAGGCCCGAAAATTCCCCTCGCTTTCGCGCAGCGCTGCGTGAAGTACGGCGTCCCACTCACCGTTCTTACTCGACGCCAGCCAAACCCCGACGAGCATGTAAATCGCACCGAGGTACGTCGCCGAGCGGCCCAGCCAGCCCACGAGACCGCCGATGACCGGGGCGATCAGCACCGCAAACAGGCCCAGTGCAAAGAGAGCCATCGCCATGGCGTACCAGCGGCCGAACGTCCAGGTCCGTTGTCGGCTGATCGACCCGACGACCACTGCGGCGAAAGCGAACATGCCCACCGCCGTCCCCAGCACCGTCTGTCGCAGGGGCGTGGGGCCCGTCACCGGATCGATGAACAGCGGTGTCGCCTCCACCGCCGCCGCGTAGGACAGTGCCGCGACGATCAATACCACGAGCGTGTACGCCGTGGTCACAACCATACGGGCATGACGTACGACGCGATTATCCCGGCCGAAGACAATCAGCACCATCAGGACGTGGCAGACGCCGGCGAACGCCATCCCCGTGTTGAAGACAGTCACCGCAAGGTTGACCTGCTGGAAGTGCACCGCCAGCCCCGACACCAGGCTGCTGACGCCGACTGTCAGCATGCCGCAGCCCAGCAGTAGCACGGACAGCGACCCGTTGCGACCGAAGCTGCGTGCCGCCAGGTAGGCGACGAACACGCTTGTCGCTGTGCGGAGGATGAAGTTAAGGATCGCGACAAGGTAGGGGGGCTCGATCGCGCGCGGAGCGCCCCAAAACCACACCGCCGCGATCGCAATCGCGAACAGTGGGATGGGGATCCACGCAAACCTCAGGGGGCGTGCCTTGACGCCTGAGGCCGTGGGCACAGCCAAGTCTACCCTCTCAAACATCGAGGCTTGGTCTCCTCCACGTGCTTCGCAGGGCTACTCGGCTGCCAGCGATGGCCGCTTCATGGTCGACCACGAGAGTTTGAAAGCGCAACAGCATGCCCTCCTCCCGGGTTCGACAATCTGAGGACACGTATCATAGCACCCTTATCGCCTGCACGAACGGAAGCGGAAGAAGTTGAGGGGAGCGTCGAACTGGCCCAGCTTCGTCATGTCTCGGCCCGACCGTACGGCTGTCCGCCCACGGTCACATGCGGCAGGGGGGAGCAACAATCTGAAACCGCAGTGTGTCGAATCAACTCGCTTTCCATCAACCACATAAGTGGTCACAAGGCAATTCTGGAATACAATGCTTGCTCACAACAGGCGCACCGCGCCATGGACCCACCGCCTGACCGGGGGCGTAGCTTCGATCCCATGAGCAGGGTCCGCGCCCCGGTTGTACCCTTACAACAGTTGTCCCTCAGCAGACCACCATCAGACCCAGGAGGCTCCTATGCCTGATTCGACATCATCAACCAGCAGCACGGCCGTGTCATTGGAGGTGCTGGATGTACCTTTGGAACGCGATGTGTTTTTGCGCACGCTCCTGCGTCACCTCGCCGGCACGTTGCAGGACGTGATCGGCCTGGACGATGCATCGGGCTTCGTCAGCGTGGTGGGGCAGGAGATGGGCGAGCAGATGGACCAGATGTACCGCAACGCGTTGGCGGTCGATCAATTGAGCGCGGATCAGGTCGCCGCAGTGCTGGTGGATCTGAAGCGGCGTATCCAGGGTGATTTTTACATCATTGAACACGACGATGAAAAGATCGTGCTGGGCAATCGCGCATGTCCGTTTGGCGACAAGGTCAAGGATCGGCCGGCGCTTTGCAT contains:
- a CDS encoding thiolase family protein, whose amino-acid sequence is MSLRGHSAIIGYGETEFVKYRDSGTRSNYTEQCDAARLAIQDAGISKDAIDGLIAIPPLDQKVSWSMDLAEYLQLRLTFLDNLYFGGASGAAGMLYAAAAIDAGLCSTVLLVGGSTMDPKRMFEFGSEVATPFERDFDTIYGPMTDNSAYALIKQRYKHEFNATDEQIAQVVVNARHHAAKFPNALLKKPITAEEVVDSRMICDPLRLFEIVMPCTGASALILTSADRAKDVKRPPVYLLGGGQSIDRGMWNPAYGRDQSLTTSPVKQATSKAFDMAGLTINDMDFAQLYDCYTITVVIALEDIGRCEKGQGAEYIEKTDLTYTGSFPVNTDGGQLGRGQPYGACHFMPIVEAVRQLMGRAGDLQVKDARFGLASGNGGSMANECTIILGNETP
- a CDS encoding GntR family transcriptional regulator, which codes for MKVASHRVAQVIRRQILHGEYGIGQQLPTEQMLCEKFGVSRVTVREGLRILQDQGLIQRRRGSGSRVAAQPQRHIPLVHGGYFDSVWPYLDELERRVKTMRWVDAPPAIATAMSIKAGQSVLWAERVDLLSGDPVAVDEVWLEGSVATRITRDDLVHVDFLNHWQDVQQVELEYVRQSVEAVQTSTATAQSLQMRRGRPALRETCTAYLTNQRAGGLFVTHYRPDVFRLESIVRHRRQNEPDKTAAAKRNNQSEAREKRP
- a CDS encoding response regulator; translated protein: MFERVDLAVPTASGVKARPLRFAWIPIPLFAIAIAAVWFWGAPRAIEPPYLVAILNFILRTATSVFVAYLAARSFGRNGSLSVLLLGCGMLTVGVSSLVSGLAVHFQQVNLAVTVFNTGMAFAGVCHVLMVLIVFGRDNRVVRHARMVVTTAYTLVVLIVAALSYAAAVEATPLFIDPVTGPTPLRQTVLGTAVGMFAFAAVVVGSISRQRTWTFGRWYAMAMALFALGLFAVLIAPVIGGLVGWLGRSATYLGAIYMLVGVWLASSKNGEWDAVLHAALRESEGNFRALADATSEGIAISEDGVIRDANERLANMLGCDLDELIGRSLTDFIPPDQVDRIVQAMRSTHQATFEHEIIRKDGKRISVETHSQTRILNKQTRWFAAIRDISDRKQQEQALRKSHDELERRVAERTAELKQRADQLAHLTSELTMTEQRERRRLAQVLHDHLQQLLVGAKYGLGSIGKHLAPEPQRALDEVDRLLDESVKVSRSLAVELSPPILHEAGLAAGLDWLARWMQETHGLTVNLKVEGHIAVDREDVRLMIFQAVRELLFNVAKHADVSQAKVTVSQHDDQQLQVTVEDHGSGFDSASMFNSVGRVAGGFGLFSIRERLELLGGTFKMQSKPGQGTHITLTAQLKGEGEGPPSSGLAHAVRAAPRQPSPPAAAEPARPDRQPGPIRLMLADDHAVMRQGLSAMLAGESAIEVVGEAANGEEAVKMARRLRPDVILMDYSMPILNGVQATRAIIAERPDTCIIGLSMYEEPETAAAMLDAGAVAYTTKAGHRDALVEMIRTVAGATKPSASQAHPSGPPTR
- a CDS encoding methanogen output domain 1-containing protein, with protein sequence MPDSTSSTSSTAVSLEVLDVPLERDVFLRTLLRHLAGTLQDVIGLDDASGFVSVVGQEMGEQMDQMYRNALAVDQLSADQVAAVLVDLKRRIQGDFYIIEHDDEKIVLGNRACPFGDKVKDRPALCMMTSNVFGSITAENLGYAKVHLQETIASGDDGCRIVVYLKPTDESDNVHGRVYVKS